A single region of the Thermodesulfobacteriota bacterium genome encodes:
- a CDS encoding PocR ligand-binding domain-containing protein: MTYRLSSLLDIPRLQAILDNLHAVAGISSSVLDVDGTILTRSGWQDICRKFHRAFPESEKLCIESNLRLSWRTRGVREPAMHECPHGLMDTAFPIVVDGAHLGNVFTGQILLKEPDLEFFRSQARRYGFDEEAYLAAVKKVPVVKEGPIREQVALVARFTEMLAETGYSRLREKEAREKRDATIELLDICNRARGLKELMRELMLYFARITGCEAVGVRLRQGDDYPYFETRGFPAEFVLVENTLCAHDPAGEPVRDASGHPALDCMCGNVLRGRFDPSKPFFTDRGSFWSSHTSELLATTTEADRKARTRNRCNGEGYESVALIPLRTQGEIVGLFQFNDRRKGRFTTEKIALLEELVSYVAIALSKMTAETALRISRQQHRSLFDNMMEGYAYCQAVMEDGRCRDFTYLDVNEAFGRLTGLKDVVGRNVTEVVPGLREANPELFEILGRVASTGKPEQFEMYLAPMAAWYSISAYSPEPGCFIAVFDNVTEKMELEERLRQSQKMDAVGRLAGGVAHDFNNLLTVINGSSELLLGELDPASPLRQEAEEIRKAGERATSLTRQLLAFSRRQMLQPRILDLNETVSGIEPMLRRLIGENIALRIDLGEGLGKVKADPAQIDQVILNLAVNARDAMPGGGTLTLRTADVPYDERFGKRHPSAVPGPHVLLSVEDTGTGIRKEVLERIFEPFFTTKPKGAGTGLGLSTVFGIVQQSQGHIDVRSEVGKGTAFEVLLPRTEGEVESQPPVPPEPARGNATVLLVEDEDSVRKIIDRILSGNGYRVILAREGGEALSISAEHAGPIDLLITDVVMPGIGGRELAARIGRSHPGIPVLYISGYTDEAVSHRGLLDTGIPFLQKPFTSGALLRKVAEVIGNKRSA, encoded by the coding sequence TTGACGTACCGCCTTTCAAGCCTGCTCGACATCCCCCGGCTCCAAGCCATCCTGGACAATCTCCACGCCGTGGCCGGGATCTCCTCGTCCGTTCTGGATGTGGACGGGACGATCCTCACCCGCTCCGGATGGCAGGATATCTGCCGGAAGTTCCACCGGGCGTTCCCGGAGTCCGAAAAGCTCTGCATCGAGTCCAACCTCCGCCTTTCGTGGCGCACGCGGGGCGTCCGGGAGCCCGCCATGCACGAATGTCCCCATGGCTTGATGGATACGGCCTTCCCGATCGTCGTCGACGGGGCGCATCTCGGGAACGTGTTCACCGGCCAGATATTGCTCAAGGAGCCCGACCTCGAATTCTTCCGGTCGCAGGCGAGGAGGTACGGGTTCGACGAAGAGGCGTACCTCGCGGCCGTGAAGAAGGTCCCGGTCGTGAAGGAGGGCCCCATCCGGGAACAGGTGGCGCTGGTGGCCCGGTTCACGGAGATGCTCGCGGAAACGGGATACAGCCGGCTGAGGGAGAAGGAGGCCCGGGAGAAACGGGACGCAACGATCGAACTGCTGGACATCTGCAACCGGGCGCGGGGGCTGAAGGAGCTGATGCGGGAGCTGATGCTCTACTTCGCCAGGATCACCGGGTGCGAAGCCGTCGGCGTACGCCTGAGACAGGGAGACGACTACCCGTATTTCGAGACGCGGGGCTTCCCGGCCGAGTTCGTGCTGGTGGAGAACACGCTCTGCGCGCACGACCCGGCGGGCGAGCCGGTCCGGGACGCGTCGGGGCACCCGGCCCTCGACTGCATGTGCGGCAATGTCCTGCGCGGGCGCTTCGACCCCTCGAAGCCGTTCTTCACCGATCGGGGAAGCTTCTGGTCGAGCCACACGTCGGAGCTGCTGGCGACCACGACGGAGGCGGACCGGAAGGCGAGGACCCGCAACCGCTGCAACGGGGAAGGGTACGAGTCGGTGGCGCTGATCCCCCTCCGCACCCAGGGCGAGATCGTCGGGCTGTTCCAGTTCAACGACCGGCGAAAGGGACGGTTCACGACGGAGAAGATCGCCCTGCTGGAGGAGCTGGTGTCCTACGTGGCCATCGCGCTGTCGAAGATGACCGCCGAGACCGCGCTCCGCATCAGCCGGCAGCAGCACCGTTCCCTGTTCGACAACATGATGGAAGGATACGCCTACTGCCAGGCCGTCATGGAGGATGGCCGCTGCCGGGACTTCACGTACCTCGACGTGAACGAGGCGTTCGGCCGGCTGACGGGGCTGAAGGACGTCGTCGGGCGAAACGTGACGGAAGTCGTTCCAGGCTTGAGGGAAGCCAACCCGGAGCTGTTCGAGATTCTCGGACGGGTGGCCTCCACCGGGAAGCCCGAGCAGTTCGAGATGTACCTCGCGCCGATGGCGGCCTGGTATTCCATTTCCGCATACAGCCCGGAACCGGGGTGCTTCATCGCCGTGTTCGACAACGTCACGGAGAAGATGGAGCTCGAGGAGCGGCTGCGCCAGTCGCAGAAGATGGATGCGGTGGGGCGGCTTGCGGGCGGCGTCGCGCACGATTTCAACAACCTGCTGACCGTGATCAACGGTTCCAGCGAGCTGTTGCTGGGCGAACTCGACCCGGCCTCGCCCCTGCGCCAGGAAGCGGAGGAAATCCGGAAAGCCGGAGAGCGCGCCACATCGCTTACCCGCCAGCTCCTCGCCTTCAGCCGCAGGCAGATGCTGCAGCCCAGGATCCTCGACCTGAACGAGACCGTCTCCGGCATCGAGCCGATGCTCCGCCGACTGATCGGCGAGAACATCGCCCTTCGCATCGACCTGGGGGAGGGGCTGGGGAAGGTCAAGGCCGATCCCGCGCAGATCGACCAGGTGATCCTCAATCTCGCTGTGAACGCCCGGGACGCGATGCCCGGCGGCGGGACGCTGACGCTCCGGACCGCCGACGTTCCCTACGACGAACGGTTCGGAAAGCGGCATCCCTCCGCCGTGCCCGGCCCCCACGTGCTCCTTTCGGTCGAGGACACCGGCACGGGGATCCGCAAGGAGGTCCTGGAGCGCATCTTCGAGCCGTTCTTCACCACCAAGCCGAAGGGCGCCGGGACGGGGCTGGGGCTCTCCACCGTGTTCGGCATCGTGCAGCAGAGCCAGGGGCATATCGACGTCCGCAGCGAGGTCGGGAAGGGGACGGCGTTCGAGGTCCTCCTTCCGCGCACGGAGGGAGAGGTCGAGTCCCAGCCGCCGGTCCCGCCGGAGCCGGCCCGCGGGAACGCGACCGTCCTCCTGGTGGAGGACGAGGATTCCGTCCGGAAGATCATCGACAGGATCCTTTCCGGGAACGGGTACCGGGTGATCCTCGCCCGGGAAGGCGGAGAGGCGCTGAGCATCTCCGCGGAGCACGCCGGCCCGATCGACCTCCTCATCACGGACGTCGTGATGCCCGGGATCGGCGGCAGGGAGCTCGCCGCCCGGATCGGCCGGTCGCACCCCGGGATCCCGGTCCTGTACATCTCCGGCTACACGGACGAGGCCGTCAGCCACCGCGGCCTGCTGGACACGGGCATCCCGTTCCTGCAGAAACCGTTCACCTCCGGCGCGCTCCTCCGGAAGGTGGCGGAGGTCATCGGAAACAAACGGTCCGCCTGA
- a CDS encoding deoxyribonuclease IV has protein sequence MNAKRKIPPLGAHVSVAGGVHTAPERGLRIGADVIQIFSKHGTRWMGKALGEDDVRAFREESVRTGVRTVSIHAAYLINLASSKETVRTRSLYALEDEASRASMLGVPYLVLHPGSCGEDSEREGIARIASALRTFGKFPAGVTLLLENTAGQGNSIGRSMRQLRELMDAAGNPPDVAVCLDSAHLFESGYDIGSRDGWSALLDEMGSCGIVPLVRMWHLNDSKTDYRSNVDRHEHIGKGKISSSGFRRILTHAPFSSLPMVLETPKDGEDEFEMDIRNLAELRKLAAMPAEK, from the coding sequence ATGAATGCGAAGAGGAAGATCCCGCCCCTCGGAGCGCACGTTTCGGTCGCCGGCGGCGTCCACACGGCCCCCGAGCGGGGCTTGAGGATCGGCGCCGACGTGATCCAGATCTTCTCGAAGCACGGCACCCGCTGGATGGGGAAGGCGCTCGGGGAGGACGACGTCCGGGCGTTCCGCGAGGAGAGCGTGCGCACCGGCGTCCGGACGGTATCGATCCACGCCGCCTACCTCATCAACCTTGCGTCGTCCAAGGAGACGGTCCGCACGCGGTCGCTTTACGCCCTGGAGGACGAGGCATCGCGGGCCTCGATGCTCGGCGTCCCCTACCTGGTGCTGCATCCCGGCTCCTGCGGAGAGGACTCCGAGCGGGAAGGGATCGCTCGCATCGCCTCAGCCCTGCGGACCTTCGGGAAGTTCCCGGCGGGGGTGACGCTGCTGCTGGAGAACACCGCGGGGCAGGGGAACTCCATCGGCCGGTCCATGCGGCAGCTTCGGGAGCTGATGGACGCCGCGGGGAATCCCCCCGACGTGGCGGTGTGCCTCGACAGCGCCCACCTCTTCGAGTCCGGGTACGACATCGGAAGCCGGGACGGCTGGTCCGCGCTGCTCGACGAGATGGGATCGTGCGGGATCGTTCCGCTGGTGCGCATGTGGCACCTGAACGATTCGAAGACGGACTACCGCAGCAACGTGGACCGGCACGAGCACATCGGAAAGGGGAAGATCTCCTCCTCCGGCTTCCGGCGGATCCTGACCCACGCGCCGTTCTCGTCGCTGCCGATGGTGCTGGAGACCCCGAAGGACGGGGAGGACGAGTTCGAGATGGACATCCGGAACCTGGCGGAGCTCCGGAAGCTCGCCGCGATGCCGGCGGAGAAGTGA
- a CDS encoding L-2-amino-thiazoline-4-carboxylic acid hydrolase — protein sequence MSDAGEKVATATRQRAAAYAHLFLVLRRELGEDRAVGLMKEAIRNFGAEKSKRNYSEEARRGDLGQAAREFASQDPVKQHQFAPRIVSLGAGEAVIAMSGCPLVDEWKSMGLPARDVETLCNIAHAVDFGTWEDALPFRLRFEGTRGEGKDECVLRIRKGRTDG from the coding sequence ATGTCGGATGCGGGCGAAAAGGTCGCGACGGCGACGCGCCAGCGCGCGGCGGCGTATGCGCACCTCTTCCTGGTGCTCCGGAGGGAGCTCGGCGAGGACCGGGCGGTCGGCCTGATGAAGGAGGCGATCCGGAACTTCGGGGCGGAGAAGTCGAAGCGCAATTATTCGGAAGAGGCGCGGCGCGGCGATCTCGGACAGGCGGCGCGGGAGTTCGCGTCGCAGGACCCGGTGAAGCAGCACCAGTTCGCCCCGAGGATCGTGTCGCTCGGCGCGGGGGAGGCGGTCATCGCCATGTCCGGCTGCCCGCTGGTGGACGAGTGGAAGTCCATGGGGCTTCCCGCGCGCGACGTGGAGACGCTGTGCAACATCGCCCACGCGGTGGATTTCGGAACGTGGGAGGATGCGCTCCCCTTCCGGCTCCGCTTCGAGGGCACTCGCGGGGAGGGGAAGGACGAATGCGTCCTGCGGATCCGGAAAGGGCGCACCGATGGCTGA
- the priA gene encoding primosomal protein N' codes for MSLSPHNPRFVEVAVPLPIDHPFTYRVPAGKEERAQVGVRVLVPFGSRKLTGLVTAVTDAPAPGGREAKELLSFLDDAPYISARHVGFLLAAAGETLAPVGEMLRAALPRGLPRKEAPPAARTENFYRLAPGFSAEGLTPKQLRVSEALREAGGLSASALSARVSGGAESAKRMAAKGLLLAETRPRPVGLTAAHLPDMSGDIVPTGHQEAALARIGVAVASGGHAAFLLHGVTGSGKTEVYLRAVEQAKAAGRQSIFLVPEIALTPQLLGRVRSRFGDGVAVLHSGLSPAERAAQWRKVRAGEVSLCIGARSAVFSPFPSLGLLIVDEEHDSAYKQEDGVRYQARDLAILRGKMEDAVVLLGSATPSAESWQRAQAGAATLLALPERIGASEMPEIRIVDLKGRSDRRGADRYFSSELEAAIDETLSRGEKAMLFLNRRGFASALTCLDCGTTVQCRNCQVAMTWHQEHEALLCHYCNVKRGEPEACAKCGGHKLAQMGIGTERLLSWAAKRWKGARVARLDSDVTRRRGAYAEVLSGMQRGDVDILVGTQMIAKGHDFPEVTLVGVLLADLSMAFPDFRSSERTFQILTQVAGRAGRGGRPGTVILQTLAPESPCIRKAAEHDYEGFMAEELAAREAMGYPPFGRMLMLRLWGTRQDAAREAADAAVREISGPLSALGIRVLGPAPSPIARVKRRFHYQVLLVAPPGLSFPEVFPGLLRPLRDAARKAGARLEADADPYQMMV; via the coding sequence ATGAGCCTCTCGCCGCACAACCCCCGGTTCGTCGAAGTGGCCGTGCCGCTTCCCATCGATCACCCGTTCACTTACCGGGTGCCCGCGGGGAAGGAGGAGCGGGCGCAGGTGGGCGTTCGCGTCCTGGTGCCCTTCGGGAGCCGGAAACTGACCGGCCTGGTGACGGCGGTCACGGACGCGCCGGCGCCCGGCGGCCGGGAGGCGAAGGAGCTCCTGTCGTTCCTCGACGACGCGCCCTACATCTCCGCGCGACACGTCGGTTTCCTGCTGGCGGCGGCCGGCGAGACGCTCGCCCCCGTCGGGGAGATGCTGCGCGCCGCGCTCCCCCGGGGTCTTCCGCGGAAAGAGGCGCCGCCGGCGGCGCGGACGGAAAACTTCTATCGGCTCGCCCCGGGCTTTTCCGCGGAGGGGCTGACCCCGAAGCAGCTCCGGGTCTCCGAGGCGCTCCGCGAGGCCGGCGGGCTGTCCGCGTCCGCCCTCTCCGCGCGCGTTTCCGGCGGGGCGGAAAGCGCGAAGCGGATGGCGGCCAAAGGGCTGCTCCTCGCGGAAACGCGTCCCCGCCCCGTCGGGCTCACGGCGGCGCATCTGCCGGACATGTCGGGCGATATCGTTCCCACGGGGCACCAGGAGGCGGCGCTGGCCCGGATCGGCGTGGCGGTCGCCTCCGGCGGGCACGCGGCATTCCTGCTGCACGGCGTCACCGGCTCCGGGAAGACGGAGGTCTACCTGCGGGCGGTCGAACAGGCGAAAGCCGCCGGGAGGCAGTCGATCTTTCTCGTGCCCGAGATCGCCCTCACCCCCCAGCTACTCGGACGGGTCCGCTCCCGTTTCGGCGACGGCGTCGCGGTGCTCCACAGCGGCCTTTCCCCGGCCGAGAGGGCGGCGCAGTGGCGCAAGGTCCGCGCGGGGGAGGTTTCCCTCTGCATCGGCGCCCGCTCCGCCGTCTTCTCTCCGTTCCCCTCCCTCGGCCTCCTCATCGTCGACGAGGAGCACGACTCCGCGTACAAGCAGGAGGACGGCGTCCGGTACCAGGCGCGGGACCTCGCGATCCTGCGGGGGAAGATGGAGGACGCCGTGGTCCTGCTGGGCTCCGCGACCCCATCCGCCGAATCGTGGCAACGCGCGCAAGCCGGGGCCGCCACGCTGTTGGCGCTCCCGGAGCGGATCGGCGCAAGCGAAATGCCGGAGATCCGGATCGTGGACCTGAAAGGCCGCTCCGACCGTCGCGGCGCCGACCGGTACTTCTCCTCCGAGCTGGAAGCCGCGATCGACGAGACGCTTTCCCGCGGAGAGAAGGCGATGCTGTTTCTCAACCGGCGCGGATTCGCCTCCGCCCTCACCTGCCTCGACTGCGGGACGACGGTCCAGTGCCGCAACTGCCAGGTCGCCATGACGTGGCACCAGGAGCACGAGGCGCTCCTTTGCCACTACTGCAACGTGAAGCGCGGGGAGCCGGAAGCGTGCGCGAAGTGCGGCGGGCACAAGCTGGCGCAGATGGGGATCGGGACGGAGCGGCTCCTTTCGTGGGCGGCGAAGCGGTGGAAGGGGGCGCGGGTCGCCCGCCTCGACTCCGACGTCACGCGCCGGCGCGGGGCGTACGCGGAGGTGCTGTCCGGCATGCAGCGGGGGGACGTCGACATCCTCGTGGGGACGCAGATGATCGCCAAGGGGCACGATTTCCCGGAGGTGACCCTTGTCGGCGTGCTTCTCGCGGACCTGTCCATGGCGTTCCCCGATTTCCGGTCGTCCGAGCGGACCTTCCAGATCCTGACGCAGGTGGCGGGGCGTGCGGGGCGCGGCGGGAGGCCCGGGACCGTAATCCTGCAGACGCTTGCGCCGGAGAGCCCGTGCATCAGGAAGGCGGCGGAGCACGATTACGAGGGCTTCATGGCGGAGGAGCTCGCCGCGCGGGAAGCGATGGGGTATCCCCCCTTCGGCCGGATGCTGATGCTGCGCCTGTGGGGGACGCGTCAGGACGCCGCCCGCGAGGCGGCCGACGCCGCCGTCCGGGAGATCTCGGGGCCGCTGTCCGCCCTCGGCATCCGGGTTCTGGGCCCCGCGCCTTCGCCGATCGCCCGGGTCAAGCGCCGCTTCCATTACCAGGTCCTGCTGGTTGCGCCTCCGGGGCTGTCCTTCCCGGAAGTGTTCCCCGGTCTGCTGCGCCCGCTGCGCGATGCGGCCCGGAAAGCCGGCGCGCGCCTCGAGGCCGACGCGGACCCGTACCAGATGATGGTCTGA
- the pabB gene encoding aminodeoxychorismate synthase component I, giving the protein MPFRTPVERFSAASAEAGAALLETQRPGLEDRNSFLLRSPLKILSSRRLEDVPLLLEEAAAWQGRGNPVAGFLSYEAGYALEESLAREAEKRDGSGEADFPLAWFGIYGGALRFDHFRGRWSEIGPSPPGWPTRGEGADVQAFGGDIDPAFSLQETDHAEKVGAVRRAIADGDVYQANLTGKFSFPFDGDPFALYMRLRAVQPVRYGAFLRTEDGCVVSCSPELFFRVRGGRIGTRPMKGTASRGLTSAEDRRAAERLRADPKNRAENLMIVDLLRNDLGRVCLPGSVRVPRLFSVERYRTVLQMVSAVTGTLKPGTGLPSLMRALFPCGSVTGAPKISSMRLLRKVEDGPRGIYTGAVGILLPGGDMSFSVAIRTVAVKGGRAEAGSGGGIVWDSVPASEFGEAMLKGRYLVDPPVDFRLIETFFWSRETGFRFIADHLRRLSASAGYFGFRFRREAVRGALESAVRECRDAGARKIRLLLGKEGDVSVELSPLTPAGEKAAPLRVRMSKAAVSSRDPFVRHKTTNRAWRDEELRAAAAEGFDEVLFLNERGELTEGAVSNLFLETGGRLFTPPASCGLLEGVFRRRILADRKLRAGEKVLRPEDLEKGAGILLTNSVRGIRRIDGAFRHGA; this is encoded by the coding sequence ATGCCGTTCCGGACCCCCGTGGAGAGATTTTCCGCCGCTTCCGCGGAAGCCGGCGCTGCGCTGCTGGAAACGCAAAGGCCCGGGCTCGAGGACCGGAATTCCTTCCTCCTCCGGTCTCCCTTGAAGATCCTTTCCTCCCGGCGCCTGGAGGACGTCCCTCTCCTGCTGGAGGAAGCCGCGGCGTGGCAGGGAAGGGGAAACCCGGTTGCGGGATTTCTGTCGTACGAAGCGGGATACGCGCTGGAAGAATCGCTCGCCCGGGAGGCGGAAAAGCGGGACGGCTCAGGCGAGGCCGATTTCCCCCTGGCCTGGTTCGGGATCTACGGCGGCGCGCTGCGGTTCGACCATTTCCGCGGGCGATGGTCGGAAATCGGCCCCTCCCCTCCGGGCTGGCCGACGCGCGGCGAGGGAGCGGACGTTCAGGCGTTCGGCGGGGACATCGATCCGGCGTTCTCCCTGCAGGAGACCGACCATGCGGAGAAGGTCGGGGCCGTCCGCCGCGCAATCGCGGACGGAGACGTATACCAGGCCAACCTGACCGGGAAATTCTCCTTTCCCTTCGACGGCGATCCCTTCGCGCTCTACATGCGGCTCCGCGCCGTCCAGCCGGTGCGGTACGGGGCGTTCCTCAGGACGGAGGACGGGTGCGTCGTGTCCTGCTCCCCGGAGCTTTTCTTCCGCGTCAGGGGCGGCAGGATCGGGACACGGCCGATGAAAGGGACCGCCTCGAGGGGGCTCACCTCCGCGGAGGACCGCCGCGCGGCCGAACGGCTGCGGGCGGACCCGAAGAACCGCGCCGAGAACCTGATGATCGTCGATCTCCTCCGCAACGACCTCGGGCGGGTGTGCCTTCCGGGTTCCGTGCGCGTTCCGCGCCTGTTCTCGGTGGAGCGGTACCGGACCGTCCTCCAGATGGTGTCGGCGGTGACGGGAACGCTGAAGCCCGGCACGGGGCTGCCGTCGCTTATGCGCGCCCTTTTTCCCTGCGGATCGGTCACGGGGGCGCCCAAGATCTCCTCGATGCGCCTCCTGCGGAAGGTGGAGGACGGACCGCGAGGGATCTATACGGGGGCGGTCGGGATCCTCCTGCCCGGCGGGGACATGTCCTTTTCCGTGGCGATCCGGACGGTCGCGGTGAAGGGCGGCCGCGCCGAGGCGGGGTCGGGAGGCGGGATCGTCTGGGACTCGGTTCCGGCCTCCGAGTTCGGCGAGGCGATGCTGAAGGGGCGATACCTTGTCGATCCGCCGGTCGATTTCCGGTTGATCGAAACGTTTTTCTGGAGTCGCGAAACCGGTTTTCGTTTCATAGCGGACCATCTTCGGCGCCTCTCCGCGTCGGCGGGGTACTTCGGTTTCCGGTTCCGGAGGGAGGCCGTCCGGGGAGCGCTCGAATCGGCCGTGCGGGAATGCCGGGACGCGGGTGCCCGGAAGATCCGCCTGCTTCTCGGAAAGGAGGGGGACGTCTCCGTGGAGCTTTCTCCCCTCACGCCCGCCGGGGAGAAAGCCGCGCCGCTTCGGGTCCGGATGTCGAAGGCGGCCGTTTCGTCGCGGGACCCGTTCGTCCGGCACAAGACGACGAACCGGGCATGGCGCGACGAGGAGCTTCGGGCCGCGGCCGCCGAAGGATTCGACGAGGTGCTGTTCCTCAACGAGCGCGGCGAGCTGACAGAGGGCGCGGTCAGCAACCTCTTCCTCGAAACCGGCGGACGCCTGTTCACTCCCCCGGCTTCATGTGGGCTCCTGGAGGGCGTCTTCCGCAGGCGCATCCTCGCGGACCGGAAACTGCGCGCAGGGGAGAAGGTCCTTCGGCCCGAAGATCTGGAGAAGGGGGCGGGGATCCTCCTCACGAATTCCGTCCGGGGCATCCGCCGGATCGACGGGGCATTCCGGCACGGAGCTTGA